One Triticum dicoccoides isolate Atlit2015 ecotype Zavitan chromosome 5B, WEW_v2.0, whole genome shotgun sequence genomic window carries:
- the LOC119309231 gene encoding serine/threonine-protein kinase BLUS1-like produces MADEAGAGGEAKYPLNPECYRLLCKIGSGVSAVVYKAACLPLGSVPVAIKAIDLERSRANLEDVWREAKAMALLSHANVLRAHCSFTVGSHLWVVMPFMAAGSLHSILAHGFPDGLPEPCIAVVLKETLRALCYLHEQGRIHRDIKAGNLLVDSDGSVKLADFGVSASIYETPPPASSFSGPLTHAPQVVLSSSSYFSEMAGTPYWMAPEVIHSHVGYGIKADIWSFGITALELAHGRPPLSHLPPSKSMLMRITSRVRMEDAEISKNKKLSKAFKAMVSSCLCQEPAKRPSAEKLLRHPFFKGCRSKDYLVRNVLSIVPSIEERCKDVTGLCGCAAGGARCVSPCHGQASASIVKNRRMSGWNFGADCPRKEDADSFEELDRTETAARLFLPLDDEDTVPERACEGAGEDGDKGVTEEQCDREENDGSFGVKGVVVPHLVTILGSLEVQKRMLAQELEGGCCYHHNGNCCRETTAREEMLLAYVRQLEQRVEVLTLEVEEEITRNAHLEELLRGRAG; encoded by the coding sequence ATGGCAGACGAGGCGGGGGCTGGCGGCGAAGCCAAGTACCCGCTCAACCCAGAGTGCTACCGCCTGCTCTGCAAGATCGGGAGCGGCGTCAGCGCCGTCGTGTACAAGGCCGCGTGCCTGCCGCTCGGCTCGGTGCCGGTGGCCATCAAGGCCATCGACCTCGAGCGTTCCCGCGCCAACCTGGAGGACGTGTGGCGGGAGGCCAAGGCCATGGCGCTCCTGTCGCACGCCAACGTCCTGCGCGCGCACTGCTCCTTCACCGTGGGCAGCCACCTGTGGGTGGTCATGCCGTTCATGGCCGCCGGCTCGCTGCACTCCATCCTGGCCCATGGCTTCCCCGACGGCCTCCCGGAGCCGTGCATCGCGGTGGTACTCAAGGAGACGCTCCGTGCGCTCTGCTACCTTCACGAGCAGGGCCGCATCCACCGCGACATCAAGGCCGGGAACCTCCTCGTCGACTCTGACGGCTCCGTCAAGCTCGCCGACTTCGGCGTGTCCGCGTCCATATACGAGACCCCGCCGCCGGCGTCGTCCTTCTCCGGGCCCTTGACACACGCCCCTCAGGTTGTTCTCAGCTCTTCTTCCTACTTCAGCGAGATGGCAGGGACGCCGTACTGGATGGCGCCGGAGGTCATCCACTCGCACGTCGGCTACGGCATCAAGGCCGACATCTGGTCGTTCGGCATCACGGCCCTCGAGCTCGCGCACGGCCGGCCGCCCCTCTCCCACCTGCCGCCGTCCAAGTCGATGCTGATGAGGATCACGAGCCGCGTCCGGATGGAGGACGCGGAGATCTCCAAGAACAAGAAGCTCTCCAAGGCGTTCAAGGCCATGGTGTCCTCCTGCCTGTGCCAAGAGCCGGCCAAGCGGCCATCGGCGGAGAAGCTTCTCCGGCACCCGTTCTTCAAAGGCTGCCGCTCCAAGGACTACCTAGTGCGCAACGTCCTCAGCATCGTGCCGAGCATCGAGGAGCGCTGCAAGGACGTCACGGGCCTCTGCGGCTGCGCCGCCGGGGGCGCGCGCTGCGTGTCGCCGTGCCACGGCCAGGCGAGCGCGAGCATCGTCAAGAACCGCCGAATGAGCGGCTGGAACTTCGGCGCGGACTGCCCGAGAAAGGAAGACGCGGACAGCTTTGAGGAGCTCGACCGGACCGAGACGGCAGCACGGCTATTCCTTCCACTCGACGACGAGGACACCGTGCCCGAGCGGGCCTGCGAAGGCGCCGGAGAAGACGGAGATAAGGGAGTAACGGAAGAACAATGTGATCGAGAAGAAAACGACGGATCGTTTGGCGTGAAAGGGGTGGTGGTGCCGCATCTGGTGACTATCTTGGGAAGCCTCGAGGTGCAGAAACGGATGCTGGCCCAAGAACTGGAAGGTGGGTGCTGCTATCACCACAACGGCAACTGCTGCCGCGAGACGACGGCCAGGGAGGAGATGCTACTCGCGTACGTGCGTCAGCTCGAGCAGAGGGTGGAGGTGCTGACCCTGGAGGTAGAGGAGGAAATCACCAGGAATGCCCACCTGGAGGAGCTTCTTCGTGGGAGGGCTGGTTGA